The DNA window TTCGCCATGCTGCTCCCTCAGGACGAAGCTGAGCGTGTCTCCATCGGGTCCCGCCACCAGACGGAGGAACAGCGGCTGCTCGACATCCGCCAgcttacacacatacactggaggatgcacacacacacgcacacacacacacacacacacacacacacaaacacatatatatatatatatatatatatatatatatatattaatgcagGCCTTGcagaaaatgcagaaaatgtGCAGTTCTTTAAgccacacacatgcaggaacCACTGTGGTCGCTACAGAtgcatttggtgtgtgtgtgtgtgtgtgtgtgtgtgcacgtgtgtgtgcacgtgtataAACAAGTATGGCAGGAGATGAAAGGATGGTTGTGACCAcagtatttaataaaaagggAGAGTGAGTGATAATGAAAGAACTGAATTTACTTCATCTCAACCAGCTTTTATGctgtttagcttagcttagcatagacaCTGAAAACAGGGGGACCAGCTAGCGTGGCTCCGTCCCAGCGTTTCATGCACCTTTAAAGCTGCGTCATGTCACATCTACAGCGACCTCTTTCCCACTGGCTCTTAAATCTGAAGGACGTTTGCAGACTTATTTTTACAGGTCCGTCTCGACCACGTCTTTTATGAGCCGCCTCGCGGCGCGTCGCCAGTCAAACAACAACAGACGATTAAAGCAAAGCTCGCTGTAAGAGTTTCAGTATCAAACGTTTTAGACTTCAAacgagatttaaaaaaaaaaaacgtctttttcTTTACTAGAAAAGGTAGAGCTAAAGATAATATTTGAAAGCAGGCAACAGctggtgtatgtgtgcgtgtgtgtgtgtgtgtgtgcactaatGCCTGGTGTGTGTTGATAGTGGGGAGAGACCCTGCAGCCACATTAGGGCGAGGCATTCAGAAATACACACaaccagagacacacaactCGACAGTATGTCAGTGCCGAAGCATCCGATACAGAGCTCGGCATGAGAGGCATGAAACACACCGTCTCTAGCTATGTctgagacccacacacacacacacacacacacacacacacacacacacacacacttaccctgCTCCTCTCTGCGATAGCGTTTGTACAAGGCGTATTTAGCCGGGTTGTCGGCGACTGTGAACTTGTTCAGCAGGGCGACGatcacctgaacacacacacacacacacacacacacacacattagcacaaTATAAAAACACCATCGCTAATCCAATATTCATAATCAATCCAGGAAAAATAGGGAGGTACAATTAAACAACAAGAGGACGTAGAGCAGTTTAATCTGCATGTATAATGCAAGTTTCACGTTTACTACGGGGCAGAAAGTAGTGTTCAAATCACCGGTGAATGGCCCGTTGCTATGGTAACCTGCAgttttaatgtaaatgttttgttttttttaatctgtttatttcattgttttcccttcattgttttttttatacgtcgatcaaaagcttttcttttctttgcctttaATAAAACCAGTCGTGTTCCTGTGGACCTTTGTCATCTCGTTGGACACTCGTCGGCCAATCAGAAGCAAGATACTGAGTCTGTCTCCATCGGTTCCACGACCCATCAACACGTCACTGAACCAAGatctaataaaacatctgtTACGCATCTGTCGCCAGGCCTTAATGAAGCCGcgccgacgtgtgtgtgtgtgtgtgtgtgtgtgtgtgtgtgagagccacCTGTTTGACTGTGTTATTGGAGCTGATGTGGAGGGTGTTGGTGACTCCTCTGGGCGGATAGAAGGCCTCCTCCACCAGACCTCCACCAGCTCCCTTCTGACCCCCCCGCACCGTCACCGGCCTCCTCAGATCCATCTGGACTTTGATGAAACCAGTGTACACACCAGTGGGattctgggagagagagagagagagagagagagagagagagagagagagagagagagagagagagagagagagagagagagagagagagagagagagagagagagagagagagagagagagagagagagagagagagagagagagagagagagagagagagaaggggcgTTCAGACATATTAAGAAGACTCATCCTTAAGGGATCCACTTTTAACATGAATCATTCATCGTGAAGTGGGCAGCACAGATGGcctcagagggaggaagagctTCCTAATCTCATTACTCCttgaggagcacacacacacacacacacacacacacacaagctgaaaCTAGATAAGATGACAAAGAGACAGGATGACAAAGGAAGGCGTGGGAACCGGCCTCCTGAGGACGATCTTAAGAGGAGAAACCATAGCAGGAGGAACATCTCCTCCGGTGAGGGCTGAGGGAtgccgacgtgtgtgtgtgtgtgtgtgtgtgtgtgtgtgtgtgtgtgtgtgtgtgcgcccaccAGAGTCATCTTGAGGTGGTCTTTAGTCAGCATGTTGTACTGGTCAATTCTCTGGCCGATTTCCTCCCTGCTGAACTCGGTCCGAAGCTCCCGCTCCTTCTCCACATCCTGAGGAGGACACGGGAGGaagaacaacatgaaaacaccaCAGCAGAGAAGATCTGTGTACACTTTGACACTTACACTTCTCCCCGTAAGTGTCTGTTTTTACACATTCCATTAAATGCTATTTAATGTCTTGCTGTCTGAGCAACTGACTTCTTATTTTAAGAGAGaaaaaatcaggaatcaggaccATTTATTGCAGAGAAATGagagacatacaaggaatttgaatgttcaatttacaatttaaatctacagtataaaagctaaaaatagTGCATTCGTAATGTGCACACTAATCATCCACACtagaggctctgtgtgtgtgtgtgtgtgaccctttCGTCCAATAACAAATGGACCAGGAGAGCGAGGTCGAGGCCGGAGGGCCGCCAAGGTCGCGGAGGGAAGGTTCCAGATAAAGACTGAGGACTCGCACGTGTGCACAACGAGACGAGGAGGCGGAATGATGGCACCACCTTTTTGTGATTAGTGTAAGCAGacagaaacatttcatttaGGTCACGTGACGGAGACAAAAACGCAAAAACAGCCGATTCTGGACGAAGGAAACCAGACGAAAGTGTTTCATGATGCTTCTGTCTGAATGTGCAGCACCAACGCAGAgactccacagtgtgtgtgtgtgtgtgtgcgcttacaTGGGCATAGTGCAGCCTGCTCCAAGTCTATTAAAAaccacgcacagacacacacacacacacacagcacattgtGCACGATCCAGGGAGGCTTTGAAGGCTCATACGCCCTTATAtggaaaacacaagaaagaCAAGGTGCCAATGAAACATGTGACGatagtgcaaacacacacacacacaccgtcacccTCTACATTACACACAAGATATTAAATGATTGTTATTAAGGAAATGCTGTTTTCCATCACAGGATTCAGCTCCATTATCATCTTGAAATGGAGGTTTTAGGGGACTTTTGTCTTCTGTttgcatttgaatgtcatttGCTTCTTTTGCCACTTTAAAACAATGGAAACATCAATATCTAGAGGTTTGGGGTAAAATAAGCATTTAAAATGACCTCATCCTGCGCTTTGATCAATCGTGACAGTTTTTAGTACGTGTCAAAACTTACTTAACTTAAAAATACATTACGTCAGCCTCACGTGTGATGAAAGGCTTTCGTGGATTCCCCCGTAACGCTGTAAACATTCTCAATGAAGCCAAATTTGGAGGCTTTTTGTCTACgaccatttaaaatgtaaactagTCGAGGGGAGTACATCATTTgggtcaaaaacaaaagactcccgacattcattaaaaactcaAGAATGGGTCAGTCTGCATGCGTCAatcacccagagacacaaacGCTGACTCATCAGGATCAAAAAGGGgacgcgacacacacacacacacacacaggatgataTGGGACATGTGTCTTTGTGGTCCTTCCTCTGTAAGCACCTGCCAGGTCAGACCAGTCAAAGTGTATTATTAGCAGGAAGTGACAGGTAAGGAGATTACCTGTCATCTCACCtgccacagaaacacagacggGAAATATTATCAGGTTAAAGTCAGAGGAATAGTTTCCTCTCAGGAGGCAACAAAGCTTCCTCCTAAACGTCCTCAGAGTCAGAGCAAAACATcggtttggggaggggggggggggggggcggcctgaCCCAAGCAAACAAAGAGAACACGATGAGGTCACGGCCCCGTTTGAGCTGCGAATCCTCCCCCAGCGAGGAGGGCAGGAAGGGGAACAGTATGACGGAGAATAAGAGGAgctcaacgccccccccccccccccccccccccatcatcaaaGAATACGCAGTGACGACGCGCAGCGTTTGATTCAACATTGAAGAACAGAGAAGGTTCCAGAGAAGACAAACAGGACgagacagcagcagagatgCAGAGATAAAGTTTGATCTTTATCTCTTTCTTTAAACCTTTTTACCCACAAACACCTGCAGCATTCCCGCCTTCGTCAAACCCGTCACGCTCCTCTGCGTCCACCAACTGCCAAGAGATGACATCACCACAGAGCTCTAAATTAGACCCTGCAGTGTCACCCGTAGACTAAACAAAGGCTTTTCCGAGGCCAACCTGCATTTAGAAAGGACGCTAAAGACGTTTCGTTCCCATCTCTGGGTTCACTGAAGGTCCTCTAAGCCACGAAGGCCTTCATGCTGGTGACATCACGCTCTGCCAGTTCGACCAGTTCCTTCCTCCGAAAACCATTCAACTCGCCGTTTCACCATTTTGATCAAATCTCAGGTCATTGGAAACTTTATTCATGCTTTAATTGTACTGTTTTCTACCCTCCCCCAATCGCTCCATGTTACGTCCTGTTGaatcgggggtgggggggggtcaggatgAACCACACCTTTCCTCCCAGAATTCCTGCACTAATGGGTGCACGCGCATGCTGCTGCACAAGTGGGCCACCTTTCCTCGGCTTATATACGTTAAATATTGGTTTCATCTCTTGACTTCGgtggatttaaatacatttatttggacTATGATTCAGGAAAACGGCGCCGTCACGCTGCAAAGCATTCTGGGAGACACCACAGAGTGGAACACGGCCGGGGTGGTCCTCCATCAGGAGCTTCTCCAACACCAataaagagaaagaggaagaatgaCAAAGGGCCAACgcaaaggggggggcggggggagaatAAACACGGTGCTTTCCACACGTTTAACCACATGGCGAGAAtccaagcaacacacacacacacacgttattatCAGTTATTCCTGAAGGAAAAACATTACGAAATACAGGCAGTAAAAGGTCATAATAGAGCTGTTGCACATATTTGTTTGCATGAGAGGAATTGAGCAacaggaggggtgtgtgtgtgtgtgtgtgtgtgtgtgtgagtaagcaGCAGGGTGGTTGAGATTATGAAACTTCATGACTGACCTCAGAGCAGGaatataggtgtgtgtgtgtgtgtgtgtggacacaatGAGCCACACTTCCTGATCAGACAGCTCAACATTTTGAGGATGCGTCCTACAAGCCAGTGAAGATTAACATGTCGAATGCTagagtcacacaaacacaacttttacACGTTCTATATTCTTTATTAGTCAGATATTTTACTTGGAGTTGGTGAAAGTCAAGATTATACGTTAAATTGGGTTCTTTA is part of the Pungitius pungitius chromosome 2, fPunPun2.1, whole genome shotgun sequence genome and encodes:
- the rassf3 gene encoding ras association domain-containing protein 3 isoform X1 produces the protein MGFGETLRRVSRFFCRLELRLLWRSSGCKYTCHADCRDQVSLDCHPAGSPPPSQDQINNNAPPHDVEKERELRTEFSREEIGQRIDQYNMLTKDHLKMTLNPTGVYTGFIKVQMDLRRPVTVRGGQKGAGGGLVEEAFYPPRGVTNTLHISSNNTVKQVIVALLNKFTVADNPAKYALYKRYRREEQVYVCKLADVEQPLFLRLVAGPDGDTLSFVLREQHGEVMWDAFSIPELCNFLRILDKEEAEQREAVDRRYKAYRLKLQEALSEVTGAS
- the rassf3 gene encoding ras association domain-containing protein 3 isoform X2 produces the protein MGAAVCKLSDKVGQHVKKRTPGCKYTCHADCRDQVSLDCHPAGSPPPSQDQINNNAPPHDVEKERELRTEFSREEIGQRIDQYNMLTKDHLKMTLNPTGVYTGFIKVQMDLRRPVTVRGGQKGAGGGLVEEAFYPPRGVTNTLHISSNNTVKQVIVALLNKFTVADNPAKYALYKRYRREEQVYVCKLADVEQPLFLRLVAGPDGDTLSFVLREQHGEVMWDAFSIPELCNFLRILDKEEAEQREAVDRRYKAYRLKLQEALSEVTGAS
- the rassf3 gene encoding ras association domain-containing protein 3 isoform X3 — its product is MTWNSAMSSGYSSLEEDSEEYFFTARTSFSRKPSGKVTVRKDVEKERELRTEFSREEIGQRIDQYNMLTKDHLKMTLNPTGVYTGFIKVQMDLRRPVTVRGGQKGAGGGLVEEAFYPPRGVTNTLHISSNNTVKQVIVALLNKFTVADNPAKYALYKRYRREEQVYVCKLADVEQPLFLRLVAGPDGDTLSFVLREQHGEVMWDAFSIPELCNFLRILDKEEAEQREAVDRRYKAYRLKLQEALSEVTGAS